The sequence CAAAAGGTTGATAGGTTGGctagactggactgatcctgaagaccaccatcattgggactttgagtgaggtgtaACACGCATGGCCGCTGAATACAAggtaccccattctaaaatgtaaaaacgattCTAATAATGTTACATCATGCAGCAGATTCCAtacacgtaggacacccaacattggaggagatttattcttccaaagtaaatacacctttgtacactggtactgactagtattccaatgtttctcacctccctcactcagctaatgaGACCCTAGTGccgatggagaggggcagggaagggcaaacaaggatgctgtgcaggaacccgACTTTctccttatcaaccaatgacatcatccctGGTACAAAGGATGTTGGTGGCTAGAAGGtcataatggtgcacaatgaaaacctgtggctttgtgtagctAAAAGGCAAGCTTAGTCCACCTGTTGGCTTGTATACCATTTTTtaccaatttttaggcattttgctaaggcacccctgaagaatcctgaagacccccccctcccctccccccggggGGGTTCCTGGGCACCCTGGATGAAAAAGTCTGCTCTAAACTGATGATGACGCCTCAGCTATGAGCAATTCTTGGATACTAAAGATTGGTGACATTCCACAgaaacacacaatttttttttgttcaataaattCTTTATTACAATTTTACTATTAACAAGATTGTAGTCAGAATGTAAGGAAACAGTAAAGGTAGAAAATCCACAGGTCAGGAAAATaacttgtctggaatgtggaggcggagtcattattaatgtgtgtacaatacaatacacaacgtgttacattataACAACAAAGAATTGTAGAAAAGGTTAAAACACAGAAAACAGGGAAAAGGTAGAACATAAACCCGGatagtaaaggggttgtaaaggtacaattttatttccctaaatatcttcctttcccttagtgcagtcctccttcacttacctcatccttccattttgcttttacatgtccttatttcttctgagaaatcctcacttcctgttcttctgtctgtaactccacacagtaatgcgaggctttctccctggtgtggagtgtcgtgctcgccccctccattggactacaggagagtctggatgcccactaacacacagctttttttctctatctgcaacgtaaagagcgtcctgactctcctgtagtccaatggagggggtgagcacgacactccacaccattgAGAaaccctcacattactgtgtggagttacagacagaagaacagaaagtgaggattttttagaagaaataaggacatttaaaagcaaaatggaaggatgaggtaagtgaaggaagctatttaggaaaacaaattgtacctttacaacccctttaaggtgaaatttgtgtacgaggaaaaCCTCAACAATTACCACCAAGTATTCATCCAGCTGAGACAAATAAGGAGATCTTTTTTATTGTAattaacacagtgatttcctatgattgtcagctccatctagtggccataatgagaTATGTATCTTAAAATGCCCCTATCAGTAAACATAGTGCAATActgtattatggccactagatggagccaatgatcataggaaatcactgtacgaaataataaaaatggccaAAATTCATCAGAGCTGGGTGAACACttgacttgcctgacgaagaggtcctgcatggcctcgaaacgttgcacttctTGTGATGCTTTCTTTGCGTTAAAACTTACGGACATTAtatacgatccgtggtgtgctggcgaatatgttcatctGGGTGAACACTTGTCACATTTGTTCAACTTTTTTAAATAGACCACTAAGTGTTTGCAAAGCTTACTTTACAAAATGTACCAACAAAAGGTACTAGGTAGTGACACCATTTttatactgctatcaatggccaacacagtgcaacacttcatccatgtctttggtgatctccttATGTACTGCTTCTTATATgtttgaagatcagccatggagtatatctgaggtgtatatcagggtgtgcttcttccccacatgaaagctgtgatgtccagcaacattcatatacaagacatttcccgcactcaaaccACTAAtacaccttaatgccgcgtacacacgaccgttttttgggttttcaaaaatgacgtttttaagggtctagaaaaaacaaagtttttttcaacccgatcattaaaacggccttgcctacacacgatcatgaaaaaaaatgctctagcaaagtgcggtgacgtacaacacgtacgacggcactataaaggggaagttccatgcggatggcgccaccctttaggctgctttagctgattttgtgataataaaagacgattcgcgcttttcaggcctgttacagcgtgatgaatgtgcgatctccagtacgaacgctagttttaccagaacaagcgctcccgtctcataacttgcttctgagcatgcacgtttttttcacgtcgttaaagcccacacacgaccatattttacaaccttaaaaacaaccacgttaaaaacattgtgaaaaaatagagcatgttcgaaatttttaatgcccagtttttagatcgtgaaaaatgctctggagcccacacacaatcgtttttaatgactttaaaaaaaacgtaattttttagaacccgaaaaacggtcgtgtgtacgcggcattagggttgggttggaccctgatgtacaggaagatagGACTTTGGTGATGAACATTTCCCTTACTCAGGACAGGACTATGGCTTCTCCCctttgtgagatctctgatgtgtgtaaagattggacttctgtgaaaaacatttcccacactcaggacaggaatacggcttctcccccgtgtgagatctctgatgtgtgtaaagattggacttctgtgaaaaacacttcccgcactcaggacaggaatacggcttctcccccgtgtgagatctctgatgtgtgtaaagatcagacttctgtgaaaaacatttcccacactcaggacaggagtacggcttctcccccgtgtgagatctctgatgtgtgtaaagatcagacttctgtgaaaaacatttcccgcactcaggacaggaatacggcttctcccccgtgtgagatctctgatgtgtataAAGATCAGACTTcagagaaaaacatttcccacactcaggacaggaatacggcttctcccctgtgtgagatctctgatgtgtgtaaagatcagacttctgtgaaaaacatttcccgcactcaggacaggaatacggcttctcccccgtgtgagatctctgatgtctgtaaagattggacttccttgaaaaacatttcccgcactcaggacaggaatacggcttctcttctGTGTGAGATCTTATATGCCTATCAAGATAACATTTAAAattgaaacacttcccgcactcagaacaggaaaaccttttctctgttggaaggacggcaccgtccctcacagtctgaggttcct comes from Rana temporaria chromosome 2, aRanTem1.1, whole genome shotgun sequence and encodes:
- the LOC120927272 gene encoding gastrula zinc finger protein XlCGF7.1-like, which produces MAQTVRDGAVLPTEKRFSCSECGKCFNFKCYLDRHIRSHTEEKPYSCPECGKCFSRKSNLYRHQRSHTGEKPYSCPECGKCFSQKSDLYTHQRSHTGEKPYSCPECGKCFSLKSDLYTHQRSHTGEKPYSCPECGKCFSQKSDLYTHQRSHTGEKPYSCPECGKCFSQKSDLYTHQRSHTGEKPYSCPECGKCFSQKSNLYTHQRSHTGEKPYSCPECGKCFSQKSNLYTHQRSHKGEKP